From the genome of Anopheles merus strain MAF chromosome X, AmerM5.1, whole genome shotgun sequence, one region includes:
- the LOC121595258 gene encoding sporozoite surface protein 2-like: MTKWIKEICKYRCLYDKNSSFDPAEVDKSWKLVSKQLKKSVAECQKQYIARKELFKNYLANNGTILHDSTAPGMDPGPSVNSEHSANQPELPPGPSELSANQAELPPGPSGTSEPYANQPELPPGPSRTSEPSANQSELPPGPSEPSANQPELPPGPSVTSEPSANQSELPPGPSEPYANQPELPPGPSETSEPSANQSELPPGPSEPYANQPELPPGPSGTSEPSANQPELPPGPSTNSGQARIIINCDDHELLFSMCMISMLQKLPPLPRNKAKHDIIKLLCTADQHAQSAD, encoded by the exons ATGACTAAATGGATCAAAGAAATCTGCAAATATCGGTGCTTATATGATAAAAATAGTTCCTTTGATCCAGCAGAAGTGGACAAATCATGGAAACTCGTCTCGAAGCAACTTAAGAAGAGCG TCGCTGAATGTCAGAAGCAGTACATAGCCCGAAAGGAGctatttaaaaactatttggcGAACAATGGGACCATACTGCATGACTCCACGGCACCGGGCATGGATCCGGGACCCAGCGTAAACTCTGAACACTCAGCTAACCAGCCAGAGCTGCCTCCGGGACCCAGCGAACTCTCAGCTAACCAGGCAGAACTGCCGCCGGGACCCAGCGGGACCAGCGAACCCTACGCCAACCAGCCAGAACTGCCGCCGGGACCCAGCAGGACCAGCGAACCCTCAGCTAACCAGTCAGAACTGCCGCCGGGACCCAGCGAACCCTCAGCTAACCAACCAGAACTGCCGCCGGGACCCAGCGTAACCAGCGAACCTTCAGCTAACCAGTCAGAACTGCCGCCGGGACCCAGCGAACCCTACGCCAACCAGCCAGAACTGCCGCCGGGACCCAGCGAAACCAGCGAACCCTCAGCTAACCAGTCAGAACTGCCGCCGGGACCCAGCGAACCCTACGCCAACCAGCCAGAACTGCCGCCGGGACCCAGCGGGACCAGCGAACCCTCAGCTAACCAGCCAGAACTGCCGCCGGGACCCAGCACAAACTCGGGGCAAGCAAGAATCATCATTAATTGTGATGATCATGAGTTACTATTTTCCATGTGTATGATATCGATGCTGCAAAAATTGCCACCTCTGCCGCGTAATAAGGCCAAACACGATATAATTAAACTGCTTTGTACTGCAGATCAACACGCTCAATCAGCGGATTGA
- the LOC121591796 gene encoding neural Wiskott-Aldrich syndrome protein — protein sequence MKQPAGGENAVDRNSSSASKANRPSTLLTNDENDQLFRLLGRRCQSLSTAVVQLYTTQSPAHASWVKRCTGALCFIKDNIRKSYYFRLYCLKANQMVWEQELYEKIEVTQPKPYLITFEGQDGIVAFNFATEDEAAAVMNTTLTTIHNRNRRRDERIKRNNTRKDPPPARPPPLQTIPGGGTGSNIPDADMGVTYRNKQPFASPFSGPAVPPMQQGAQPLAAVAPSLGSALHQKPRKVKGMGKLQKSDIGSPSNFKHVTHVGWDPHSGFDLIGAQESLKPFLEKAGVGDQHLKDRDTCAFIYDFIQTNNVLDTVKSEQSSGRKQKPPAPPPVPHPPPPSVPGGNHHHQNGQTRNPPPPPPHRTLPPLPPTTPPKVAPPAMRPPPMQPPPAVSSAPSAAAPAPPPPPPMPAGPVPPPPPPMMPSLKPPAPAIPGGGGSAGGGGSDEGGDTRSALLDSIRKGTTLKKVDQSAHSSTGSGDMRNDLMTEIQQGFQLRPVANRELNAERNSGGAGGGAGGSGDVGTDALADALRRALAERGRVIRPSDEDDSDSNSNNTDWED from the exons ATGAAACAACCGGCGGGTGGAGAGAATGCGGTGGACCGGAACTCGTCCTCGGCCAGCAAAGCGAATCGGCCCAGCACGCTGCTGACGAACGACGAAAATGATCAGCTTTTCCGCCTGCTCGGTCGACGATGTCAG TCGCTCAGCACGGCGGTGGTGCAGCTGTACACGACCCAGTCGCCGGCCCACGCCTCCTGGGTGAAGCGGTGCACCGGTGCGCTCTGCTTCATCAAGGACAACATCCGCAAATCCTACTACTTCCGGCTGTACTGTCTCAAAGCGAACCAGATGGTGTGGGAGCAGGAGCTGTACGAGAAGATCGAGGTGACGCAACCGAAACCGTACCTAATCACGTTCGAGGGACAG GACGGTATAGTGGCATTTAACTTCGCTACCGAGGACGAAGCGGCTGCGGTTATGAACACGACCCTTACCACCATTCACAATCGCAACCGGAGGCGCGACG AGCGTATCAAGCGCAACAACACGCGGAAGGATCCGCCACCGGCCAGGCCACCGCCGCTGCAAACGATACCGGGCGGCGGAACCGGCTCGAACATTCCCGATGCAGACATGGGTGTCACCTACCGGAACAAACAACCGT TTGCGAGCCCGTTTTCCGGGCCGGCAGTGCCGCCGATGCAGCAGGGAGCACAGCCGCTGGCAGCCGTCGCCCCGAGCCTGGGCAGCGCACTGCACCAGAAGCCGCGCAAGGTCAAAGGCATGGGCAAGCTGCAAAAGTCCGACATCGGGTCGCCGTCCAACTTCAAGCACGTGACGCACGTCGGCTGGGACCCGCACAGTGGCTTCGATTTGATCGGCGCGCAGGAATCGCTCAAACCGTTCCTCGAGAAGGCGGGCGTCGGGGATCAGCAC CTGAAGGATCGCGATACGTGCGCGTTCATCTACGACTTCATCCAGACGAACAACGTGCTCGACACGGTCAAGTCGGAGCAGAGCAGCGGCCGCAAGCAGAAGCCCCCGGCGCCACCGCCCGTACCG CATCCGCCGCCGCCGAGCGTGCCGGGcggaaaccaccaccaccagaacGGGCAGACGCGCAATCCGCCGCCGCCCCCGCCGCACCGCACGCTGCCGCCGCTACCGCCAACCACGCCGCCGAAGGTGGCGCCGCCGGCCATGCGACCGCCCCCGATGCAGCCCCCGCCGGCCGTCTCCTCCGCACCGTCGGCTGCTGCCCCTGCGCCACCGCCGCCCCCGCCGATGCCGGCCGGGCctgtgccgccgccgccgcccccgATGATGCCGTCGCTCAAGCCGCCCGCCCCGGCCATCCCCGGTGGCGGTGGATcggccggcggcggcggctcgGATGAGGGTGGCGATACCCGCTCCGCCCTGCTCGACAGCATACGCAAGGGCACTACGCTCAAG AAAGTGGACCAAAGCGCACACAGCAGTACCGGCAGCGGCGACATGCGCAACGATTTGATGACGGAGATACAGCAGGGCTTCCAGCTGCGCCCGGTCGCCAACCGGGAGCTGAACGCGGAACGCAACAGTGGCGGCGCGGGAGGAGGAGCTGGTGGTAGCGGTGACGTCGGCACCGATGCGCTGGCCGATGCGCTGCGCCGTGCCCTGGCCGAACGGGGCCGCGTCATTCGACCCTCGGACGAGGATGACAGTGATTCCAATTCCAACAACACCGACTGGGAGGActag
- the LOC121594460 gene encoding proline-rich protein HaeIII subfamily 1-like, which translates to MAKWIKEICKYRCLYDKNSSFDPAEVDKSWKLVSKQLKQSVAECQKQYIARKELFKNYLANNGTTILHDSTAPGMDPGPSVNSEHSANQPELPPGPSELSANQAELPPGPSETSEPSANQSELPPGPSEPYANQPELPPGPSGASKPSANQPELPPGPSVTSEPSANQSELPPGPSEPHANQPELPPGPSRTSEPSANQPELPPGPSEPYANQPELPPGPSEPSANQPELPPGPSGASEPYANQPELPPEPSTNTGHARITINCDEHELLLSMFMASVLRKLPPLQRNKAKNDIIELLFIAELLALSADSYNHN; encoded by the exons ATGGCTAAATGGATCAAAGAAATCTGCAAATATCGGTGCTTATATGATAAAAATAGTTCCTTTGATCCAGCAGAAGTGGACAAATCATGGAAACTCGTCTCGAAGCAACTAAAGCAGAGCG TCGCTGAATGTCAGAAGCAGTACATAGCCCGAAAGGAGctatttaaaaactatttggcGAACAATGGGACCACCATACTGCATGACTCCACGGCACCGGGCATGGATCCGGGACCCAGCGTAAACTCTGAACACTCAGCTAACCAGCCAGAACTGCCGCCGGGACCCAGCGAACTCTCAGCTAACCAGGCAGAACTGCCGCCGGGACCCAGCGAAACCAGCGAACCTTCAGCTAACCAGTCAGAACTGCCGCCGGGACCCAGCGAACCCTACGCCAACCAGCCAGAACTGCCGCCGGGACCCAGCGGGGCCAGCAAACCCTCAGCTAACCAGCCAGAACTGCCGCCGGGACCCAGCGTAACCAGCGAACCTTCAGCTAACCAGTCAGAACTGCCGCCGGGACCCAGCGAACCCCACGCCAACCAGCCAGAACTGCCGCCGGGACCCAGCAGGACCAGCGAACCCTCAGCTAACCAGCCAGAACTGCCGCCGGGACCCAGCGAACCCTACGCCAACCAGCCAGAACTGCCGCCGGGACCCAGCGAACCCTCAGCTAACCAGCCAGAACTGCCGCCGGGACCCAGCGGGGCCAGCGAACCCTACGCCAACCAGCCAGAACTGCCGCCGGAACCCAGCACAAACACGGGGCATGCAAGAATCACCATTAATTGTGATGAACATGAGTTACTACTTTCCATGTTTATGGCGTCGGTGCTGCGAAAATTGCCACCTTTGCAGCGTAATAAGGCCAAAAACGACATAATTGAACTGCTTTTTATTGCAGAACTACTCGCTCTATCAGCGGATTCATATAATCATAACTAG